A stretch of DNA from Acanthochromis polyacanthus isolate Apoly-LR-REF ecotype Palm Island chromosome 21, KAUST_Apoly_ChrSc, whole genome shotgun sequence:
CTGCGGTCGTTTGCCTGACATGGAGTGATGGTGAGGCgaacacacagacatgaggacaAAGTGGTGtgaaaatggatgaatggaaaTGGGTGGTTGGCCAGAGAACTTTCTATGAACTCTGAAGAGTGTGAGGCTAGAAATTGACCTAACAAGCTCGAGGAAGAGCTTGTGACACGGACATGGTGTTGTCATGGATAAAAAGGTGAGCAGCAAGGAGTAGGGTAGCAGAgtgagaggcagacagacacagagagatgcCCTGAGATCTGAAGTGAGAAATGACCCATGAGATTTGATCAAAGGTGGTGCaggagggaggtggaggtgaAGAGGAGGCGGAAGGATTTGGCACCTGCTTGAGCTCACAGCTGGAGTTGGGGTTCCGGCGTAGCACAGATCTGGAGCCCCCAGGGGCATAAGCAGAGTTTACCCAGGAGTGGGAGCGGTCAATGCCCTGCCATAAGCCACCAGagatacacacaacacacacacacacaaacaaatgtgtGGCAAGAGGCAAGGGCACAGTGAGTAAAGGAAGGGCAATTACCGCACAAgatcaggaaaaataaaaacaaaggacAAGAAGagtaaagaagaaaaggaagcaGGGGAGGGGAGAATAAAGGACTGGAGGTACTATATGAAACACAAGGGACAGAGGCACAAAGCATAATTGAATTGTTGACTAAGCAGTGTGGTTAACTGGCGGAGTTCTCAGTCAGCCAGACCTTATTGAATCTGCTGTGAAGATTCAAGACACTAttatgacaacaaaaataacacagcaTTACTGGCTAAATAGAAATTGGAAATATGGCACAATGATGAAAACACGAAAAGACagatttaatcattttgtgatgctagacacaaaatgaccatactTTTTAACACCTTCAATTCTAGATAAAACAAAAGGGAGATTGtttgaaaatacaataaatacccAAACTAAGCAACAGATGTCTATAAAAGCACTAGTTTAAACCGAAACATGGGTGCAAATTTCTGACAAATCTTAAGAAGAGGGTAAAGAGACCGCACAATTTTAAGAACTCTAAAACTAAATAGAAGCATTTAATGACAGGACAGGTACAACTCACCTTGCTTCCTATGATCCTTTGCACCTCTTCATCAGGAGAAACGGGTGTGCTTGCCAGGTCAGGGTTAGAGTTGCTAATACTCTTTGAACGGGACAAGTGGAGGCTGCTCGGGCGAGCCGTTGCCCTCGATAATGTAGCAAACTGCATGGGCATCTCATAGGTCTGGGTGCCTGCTATTAATGCAAAAGAAGGAATAGAGATGTGAGCAgataaacagacataagtcCAATAAAATGACTGCTTGTGGTACGCTGAAAGcctgtttttgctgcttctgGTCGACAAGATGAACATTTTAGTCTGATGACGCACCTGTCGGGGGCACTGCAGGCTCAGCTGTGGGCAGGCGGAGGCAGTAATGGATGTAGGACGCCAGCAGGTTGTTGCGGGCATGCTGGTCTTGGTTTCCCTCCAGGTTTTTGTGGATCTGGTTGACCAGCAAAGCCATTGCTTCGAAAGCAGCTCGTCCCAGGTTCACTGTCGAGAAATTGAGAGTGAGAGCGACAAGATGTAAAAGTAAAAACTACAGATTAATCATAAAGCTCGTACACGAAACTAACACAATTTTCCGTTTAGTGTTAGGTGTtaaattagcatttagctcatcTGATGCCCGTTGCGTGTCATTGAAGCTGAAAATAAGAAACTCTTGGATGTAcagtaaaatgcaataaagtaaATACGACTACACATAGCCTACACACCGATTTGGCCTGCGATGACTGGAGGGTAGACGATGAGCTGAATGAGTTTGTTGAGTAGCTGATGCAAAAACCTGACACAGGTATCCAGCAGGGCTCCTCTCAGTGCAGCCATGCTGGCTTTAAGCTCCCCCTCCATGTTTGCCTCTGTTATGATGACGTCCTTAAGGCGGAAAGGGAAGGAGTACTCCTCCAGAACATACACTAGAGTGAAAAACTTATCCAAGTGGGGGTCCTAGAGACAAAATCACAACGCAGACTGAGTATCAGAGAAGGTTGAACTTTGACAGCACAGTTTTCGCATAGCTGAAATTTATGAATACTTTTAAGGAAAGATCCAGGGTCTCTGTGATTTTCTAgatataaaatgtcatgaaattaCAAGAATTCACAATATATAGCATGTAAGCCTCCAAAACTGCGATGCATACTGATGAgtgaaaatatagataaaaTACTTCTGAACTGTCTGCATGCTCCACAGTTTTGATCTCTTCACACAAAACAAGTCTGCTTAGTTCCATTCATGGTAAATAAAACTAAGAATGctgatgtttttattcaaatgacCAGACCTCTCCCAGTGACACTAAACAAACACCAACTTGGACCTTTATTTCCAGGAATAAAAAAGCAcacgaaaaacaacaaaaaacatccgTAAAAACAATATTTGCTCACCTGAGTGTGAACCGAGGAGGCCGCTGTCACCTCGACATTGAACACTCCTTTGTGATTATCCACCCACTTCATGCCTGGGAGCTGAACCTGCCGCACAGTGACGTCCAACTCATTGAACACTCAGTCTCATCACAAAGGAATAGGTGATGGCAAGCAAACTGATATTCACACATTCCTTCTTTAAACACACTTACGTCAGGGGTGAGCACAGAGTAGCTAGGTGGAGGCTTCTCCACAGAGACGGGCAGGCTGAAGGAGCCGGTGCGTAGCCGGCCGTGCTGCATCAAAGGGATCCACTGCAGGCAGAAAGGAAGACACGCGATCTCTTACAGATGGCAAGACAACAGAAAGAGCTATCAAACAAGTGAGTGTGTGGGTGAAAGTATTCAATGCGAGCCAGCTCAAGGAGCGCACTCACAGTGTAGCCCACAGGGGTCTCCAGAGGAGTGTTCTGTTTGGGTTGGCAGCTGATGTGGTAGAAGGTGAACAGCAGATGGTGGTTGTCTGTCAGATTGGCAGgaatcttcatcttcatctcttCATAGAACTCAGGAGACCTTGTGGGCAAGAGTTAAACGCAGTGTTCAAGAATGGCAATGTGAATGGAAAGAAACAGACTCGAGCAGAGGGTTAACAGGTGATTAAATCTTACTTGTTATGGTAGATTACAGGAGAATACGCTTCTTTAATGAACTCGGCACAACTCGACTTTCCAAAGATGACCTGGTTAAAATGGAAAAGTGTGAATGCAGTTATCAAAGAGCCATAGGAGGAACTCTCGACATCCCCATGACTGCAATCACCGTCATTGTTTGCAGGTACATATGCAAAATTTCACTGACTAGAGTTCATTGAAGTAATAAACCACACATGAACCATTAGTGTCTGACTACATTTTGTAAAGCTGTGCAGACTTTTCAGTCCCAGATTCTTTTCAAACCTAAGAAAGTTAAACAATCAATGTTGAAATTCTTATCTCTTTTAATAACTCCACAGCCATTATTCGTTGGCCTATTTCTTATGAATTTTTACATTCTAATGCAAGTTGCATCTCTAACATTAAGACATTTtagaagagacaaaaattttAAAGTGATACTCTGAGAATCCAGCACTCACACTTAGATCATGCGAGCAGTGTATTTAACAATAATGTGGCAAAACTACTAGCATTTGGAAAATATGGCGCGTAATGCTAGAGTATACTGTATGAGTGGTTCGAACAGTTGCTATATGGCATACATCAGACATTTGATattgaataaacaaaaataaatcagagcTATAACATGAAAGATATGCTCCTAGCTCACTACATTTTTCTTCCTCGCTGCTTAAAAAGTATGCCTCTCTGAAGTTCATTCTCCCGAGAGGATATTGTATAGAATTTCAGCGCCTCAAGCTGTTCTTTGTGGCTGTGATTTCATTTTCCTGAGAACACTGCAGTCAGGTCACTTGGTTATCCTTCACAGTAACTCACGGGCAAAGCTTGACTGGGGTCTTCTCCTGCCATGAACTGAACTTTCACAGCGATGTTCCTCACTGAGCCCTGACGACTGCTGAAGTTCAGACTTTGTGGGTACACATAGAGCAGGTTTCTGAGAAGAAAGAAcgaaagaacaaaagaaaggacaaaagaaagaaaggacgaaagaaagaaaggacaaaagaaagaaaggacgaaagaaagaaagcacaaaagaaagaaaggacgaaagagaaagaaaggacgaaagagaaagaaaggacgaaagagaaagaaaggacgaaagagaaagaaaggacgaaagagaaagaaaggacgaaagaaagaaagcacaaaagaaagaaaggacaaaagagaaagaaaggacgaaagagaaagaaaggacgAAATAAAGGACGAAAGAAAGgacgaaagaaagaaaggacaaaagaaagaaaggacaaaagaaagaaaggacaaaagaaagaaaggacgaaagagaaagaaagagaaagagaaagaaaggacgAAAGAAAGGACAGAAGAAAGTacgaaagaaagaagaaagaaagaaagaaagaaagaaagaaagaaagaaagaaagaaagaaagttaaACAAATGCAGAGTTACGACAGGTCTTTGTCTAACAGTTaattgtccttatttttgatatGTTGTCAACATTTGGCTACAGCATTACATTAGTCTGCATCAATCATTACTGACAACCTACAAAAACGTAAAAAACATTCATTGACAAAGAAGGTAAAGATTATGAGACCCATGTACATACAGAACAGTAGTCTGACCCAGTACTGGAATAAGTTGGTGAAAGTCACCTTAATTCCTGTCCAAGTCAAACATTAGAGGTAACTCTTGTTCACATTTTGAAACAGCTGATGGGAAGCAGCTGCTAGGAGGCAATGACTCCCAATACAATTACATGtgtttaaaataacaataaataacattAACTGCACAAATTTCAATACTGACAATCACTGAGCATTATAGTTTCTGtacaaaacagaagaagatcACATATATTGCTTtgtattttgcatgtttttgtgaccTAAATGCCAAAATCTGTATCTCAGGGGTTAAACTTCAAGGGAGGGTCATTGAGACTAAGGCCATGGACATGACCTGTGATCGAACCACTACTGAGCTAATGTTTTACCATGGTCTTGCATATACACATCCAATATAAGGCACCCAGCCACCCTTCAGATTCATCATCCAGCGGCTGATGATGCTAAATTCGGCACAGCTATGAtagaaaaatctgtattttatagCTTTCCTGTTGAACTTGCGAGAACCTGCGTCAAACAAACCTTCGTCTGAACTGGCTTGATCGCTGGCAAAGaaatcaaacttttgaataaCTGAGGAAGCAACAGTTACTATCAAAATGATCTGGGGCCTGCGTTTGCTTTGTCTGGCTGTGGGTTTAGGAGCAGTCCATGCAGGTCCAATCAGGAAGACCGGCAAGATTGAAGACAAAGTTGCACCACAAGAAGAAGTCAATGTGCTCATGTTTGGTGTCATACAAATCTGCGAATCCCTTAACGATGTTTACGAAACCACTGAGGCAAAGATCGCAAAAGTCAGCCAGACTTTGAAGAGATACGAGGGGGATCTCCAGAACCTGGTGAAGCAGACTGAGCAAGCTGCAGAAGTGGAGAAACAGATAAAAGCAGTggtacagctgctgcaggtaagAAAACACTGGAATATGTAAACACTGGATTCCACATATGAAGCTGAGTGGTATTTCAAGTGAGATAACCACCGAGAGCTACAATCAAATTGAGATCTAGGAAAAAACATGTAGGAGCAGAGGAAGAAGATTGTAGAATATCTAAAGGCTCCATCAGATTAAACttcaaagagaaagaaacagagagCTGAACAGACATAGCAACACATCTCACTGGCATGTCTCCATAAAATGTTATGCTGCTGTTACTGCTGGGACACCAcactgtatgttttgtatgactCATAATCATCATATatatctttatttcattttttctgccgTATATAGATAAATCAAAGTCTTTTACCTATGATAGGGGTGTATGTTGGAAAGCTGCACTGGAACCATTATTGGGGAAACAGGATAATATGGACAGATGCTCTTTCTACAGACCCAGATGGCTTCACAAGAGGCTCACACCAAGATGACTAAAGACTATCTGACCAGGGTAGAGAAGGAAGGAGCAGAGCTGAAGACAAAAGTGAAGAGGCTAGAGACGTACCTCAACAATTCTGTACCCACCAATGTTAAGGAGCTGAAGGTAATGGAAATCTGAAATAATCGCAATTCCCAACTTCAACGTCTGTCACTCAAGCCTGCACAAATgtacttttgtaatttttcattgGTCGATACAAAGGCAGATTTCATTTACTTCATAACTGAATAACGTTCACTGCTTCACTGACAAACATTATTCCTGTTTTTAGGAGAGAGCACAGGAGCACTCCAACATCTTGAAAGGTTTACAGCATTTGACCCAGTTCCAAAAAGAGAACATTGACACTCAGGATGAGAAGCTCTCCAAACTGCAGAAGATGGTAAATCACTTGTTCGAAGCATTTCATGTTGAAACATTTCCTGCATTTGAGTAATGTATGATTTGAacttttgatgttttcatttagttAAATTTGCTGCTTTAATTCTTTCTTTCCAGAGTGAAGCAATGGGATAGTTGTTTAAAGATTCACCACTGCTCTGATTGAGAGACATCCGACCAGATTTCAGTTCCCTCATGTCACTGCACTCCCTTCCGACCCCGTTATGTTTGCTACAGATCCACTGTATGGTTTTACTAGCGTTGTTGGAAATGTGTCCTTGTTGTTATGACTCtaatctatttttgtttttatcttaacTTCAATGTGCTTTGTaagctatgtttttttttaaatattcaaactTGGCTGTTAAATTATTAAAGACTGAGATTTAACAAACTGCATCTTGTCCTTTTTGTAAACACGTACCATGCcttgaaaaaaaacactattttttagGGTGGTTTATACCCATATATCAGAATAAAGGTGTTTTCATTTGAAAGTTATGCTATGAAATCTTGTGTCCTGTTTGCTTAAAACTATAGACGGACTTTAGGGTCGAGGAAAATATCTTGTTCAGTCAAAAATCAATAACCAAACAGAGCAAGTCATGTGTAATGACTGAGTGAATGT
This window harbors:
- the angptl8 gene encoding uncharacterized protein angptl8 — translated: MIWGLRLLCLAVGLGAVHAGPIRKTGKIEDKVAPQEEVNVLMFGVIQICESLNDVYETTEAKIAKVSQTLKRYEGDLQNLVKQTEQAAEVEKQIKAVVQLLQTQMASQEAHTKMTKDYLTRVEKEGAELKTKVKRLETYLNNSVPTNVKELKERAQEHSNILKGLQHLTQFQKENIDTQDEKLSKLQKMSEAMG